The region TTGAGGCGGTAGGCGAAGCCGTCGACGTTGCAGGCGTACGTCCGCTTCCAGTAGCCGGAGACGACGGTGATCGCGGTGCCGGCGACGGGGTGGGTCGTGTTGAGCGTGAGCGCGTTGATGTTGTACGAGCTCTTGATCGCCGCGTAGGTGGTCGTGAGCTGGTAGATCGACACGTCCGTATCGGTCATCGTGGCGTACGCGATCTTGCTGGCGCGCAGGGTGGCGACGCGGGTGGCCGAGGCGTTGAGCAGCCCGAAGGTACGGGTGGACGCCTGGTCGACGATGACCTCACCGGCGGCCGGGAAGCCGGTCTCCAGGCAGTGCCCGTTGGACATGACCAGCGCCGGGTCGTCGGCCTCGGAGTTCGGGAAGCGGACGAGCGAGCCGGAACAGTTGGAGAGCGAGACGGTGCCGGCGAAGTTGACGGCCTTGACGGCCGGCGCGGCGGCTACCTTGACCGCGGCGCTCTTCGCGGCGGGCGCGGCCGTGTCGGCGTGCGCGGCGACCGCGGGCGCGGCTCCCGACCCGGTGATCACCAGGGCTGCGAGCGCGGCAAGGAGAGGCTTGTTCATGTGTGGGGGTCCCCTCGTACGAGGGAGCGACCGGAGGTTTTCCGGCCGCTCGCTTTTTGTCATGCGCATTGTGATGCGGGAGGGGTGACTGGGGCAAGGAATCGTTTCCGGCCGGGAGTTGGCGGGATTGTGTGCACCGGGCGTCACTAGGGACCGGATCGCCGTAGAGGGCGCGGCTCACACTCCCGGGGAGCCGACCACGGGTGCGCGCCGGTTTTCCTCTGCCCGGTCAGGCCCTGGTGAACCTCCGACGCCGTGCGGCGTACACCGCGCCCGGCACCGACCTCGAGAGCCGCGCCGCCGGCACCGGCCGGCAGCGCGGGGTCCGAGGAGGAAGAGGAGGAAGAGGAGGAACCGGTCTCGGCGAGGGCGTCGCCCGTCGGTGTCGCGCTCCCACCTGCCGGCGCGCTGCCGCCGTTCGGTGTCGGGGAACTCGTCGCCTCATCCGTGTGCGCACCGGGCTTGAGGATCATGAAGCCCGACCAGAGTCGCCATGCCCACCGGTCGCCCCGTCCGCGCGGTCAGGGAGAGGCGCTCTTGACCAGCACGATGCGGGCCGATGATCTGCCCGGCGACCCGCCCGGCCCGCCCTTCCCCGTCCCAAGTGGTGGAAAACACGACGCGGCACGCGTTACCCGGCCGTAAGCTCGCGAACATGCAGCTGATCCAGTCGACCAAGCTCGCCAACGTCTGTTACGAGATCCGGGGCCCGGTTCTCGAAGAGGCGATGCGGCTGGAGGCAGCGGGGCACCGCATCCTCAAGCTGAACACCGGCAACCCGGCGGCCTTCGGCTTCGAGGCCCCGCCCGAGATCCTGGAGGACATCCTCCGGAACGTGTCGTCGGCCCACGGCTACGGCGACGCGAAGGGGCT is a window of Streptomyces sp. B21-083 DNA encoding:
- a CDS encoding S1 family peptidase; its protein translation is MNKPLLAALAALVITGSGAAPAVAAHADTAAPAAKSAAVKVAAAPAVKAVNFAGTVSLSNCSGSLVRFPNSEADDPALVMSNGHCLETGFPAAGEVIVDQASTRTFGLLNASATRVATLRASKIAYATMTDTDVSIYQLTTTYAAIKSSYNINALTLNTTHPVAGTAITVVSGYWKRTYACNVDGFAYRLKEGEWTWKDSVRYTSACQTIGGTSGSPVVDNATGNVVAVNNTGNEDGARCTDNNPCEVDANGAVTVREGINYAQETYQIPACFGLDNKLDLSRSGCVLPKP